From a region of the Paenibacillus sp. FSL R10-2734 genome:
- a CDS encoding carbohydrate ABC transporter permease: MNDSPAKKPLLLISKIAVRFFLILWSLVVLYPVLWTFLTSLKDNQQVMLGKPWDFPSIYRFENYANVWSRANFGDYFLNSIIVTVASTLLSLIMAATTAYILARFTFKSRGLFYFVYVASMMIPTTLGLIPLFFLLGDMHLSNSLLGLTLVYSVGTIGILPFGIFFLVGFFKALPRELEEAATIDGSSLYGVFFKIMLPLSKPGLITVGIMNALTVWNEYIMATVLINDPVKYTIPVGIAIMQGEMQYRTEWGPLFAGLSISMIPVIVLYVLYQRQITGGLTAGALKG; this comes from the coding sequence TTGAACGATAGTCCCGCCAAAAAACCACTTTTACTAATATCAAAAATTGCAGTTCGATTTTTCCTCATCTTGTGGAGCTTGGTAGTCTTATATCCGGTTCTTTGGACATTCCTGACTTCCTTAAAGGATAATCAGCAGGTTATGCTCGGGAAACCGTGGGATTTCCCGTCTATTTATCGTTTTGAAAACTATGCAAATGTGTGGAGCAGAGCAAACTTTGGAGATTACTTCTTAAACTCCATTATAGTAACCGTGGCAAGTACACTGTTATCGCTTATTATGGCTGCTACAACAGCGTATATATTAGCTCGGTTTACATTTAAATCTAGAGGCCTGTTTTATTTTGTATACGTTGCTTCGATGATGATTCCAACAACACTCGGATTGATCCCGTTGTTTTTTCTTCTCGGAGATATGCATTTGTCTAACTCCTTATTAGGGCTCACGCTTGTTTATTCCGTCGGAACGATTGGCATCCTTCCATTCGGTATCTTCTTTTTGGTTGGATTTTTCAAGGCACTTCCCCGTGAGCTTGAAGAAGCCGCAACAATTGATGGATCTTCACTATACGGCGTTTTCTTCAAGATCATGTTGCCATTATCAAAGCCCGGTTTAATCACGGTAGGAATCATGAATGCTTTAACGGTGTGGAATGAGTACATCATGGCTACGGTATTGATCAATGATCCAGTGAAATACACCATTCCTGTAGGAATAGCCATTATGCAAGGGGAAATGCAGTACAGAACGGAATGGGGACCATTGTTTGCGGGTCTGTCCATTTCTATGATTCCCGTCATTGTGTTGTATGTGTTGTATCAACGTCAAATTACTGGTGGATTAACAGCAGGTGCGTTGAAAGGTTAA